The Bradyrhizobium sp. CCBAU 53340 nucleotide sequence ATCGTGACTTTCCCGCCGGCCTTCGAAAGCACCCGGATATCGACACCCAGCCCGAGTGCGGACATGGAGACTACGGTTAGCACGCTGGCGAGCTTCGCAACGGGGGCGGCAACGCTGCTGGGTATGATCTGCAACGAACGAAGGCCGGCCAGTACCAAGAAGCCGATGATGAACCAAGGTACCAATTTGATGAGGTTAATGCGCTTGCCGGGCGCGACTTCGCCACGCAGGCGTGGTGCGACAAGCGACAAGCCGACCACCAACGGCCCTAGCATGAGGACCCGAACGAGCTTCACCACGGTGCCAATTTGAGTGCTGACGATTCCTGCCGGAACGGTCGCGGCAAGCACCTGGGGAACGGCGTACACGGTGAGGCCGGCGAGAATCCCGTACTGAGTAGCCGAGAGCTCCAAGAGTGGAATGAGCAGTGGAAGCCCGAGCACCATCAGCACGCCAAGGACCGCGGTGAAGGAAATCGATGACGCGATATCATCGCCATCTGCCCCTATAACGGGGGCGACCGCGGCGATCGCGGAATTGCCGCAAATGGAATTTCCGGAGGCGATCAGGAGCGAAAGCTTAGTGGGTAGGCCGAGCATGCGGCTGAGGCCGAAACTCACGGCAAGCGTGACCGCAACCGTTCCGACGATCGCGGCAATCAGAAATAATCCGGAAGGCAGGATTGCCCCAAAGCTGATCGAGGCCCCGAGCAGCATCACGGCCACTTCGAGAAGTTGTTTCGCGCTGAAGGCGATTCCGACCTTCCAGCGCTCGGAAGTAGTTGAGACGCTGCGGATCATCATCCCGAGCAGGATGGCGATGACCAAGGCTTCAACATAGGGATGTTGGAAGATGTGCTCCTCGGCCTCCTGGATTCCAATCGACAGCAGCGTCAGGAGCACGCATAAGAGGATGCCGGGAAGCAATGCAACCAAACGACCGGCAGGCGCGTCTACCTTGCTCGATTTGGGAAGATCTTTGCATGGAGCCATGAGTCCCTCGCCAGCCGACAAGGCTATGCCCGAGAACCAAGGGCTCATAACAGTAGAATTTTGATCTAGGCCGATAAGCAGGCGTTATGCCAATGAATTTGCATTTCCTCCGCTTCTTTACCACCGTCGCTGAGGCTGGAAGCTTTTCGCGAGCAGCGGACATCTTGCGCGTTAGCCAGCCCGCGGTCTCGAAAGGAGTACGCGATTTCGAACTGCAAGTGGGCTGTCGCTTGCTGGATCGTACATCGAAAGGAGTACGTACGACCCGCGAGGGGCGGGCACTTCTCAGGCACGCAGAAAATCTGTTCGCTGCCGAGCGGGCCGCCGAAGAGGAACTGTCGTCGCTGCGCAACCTCGCGAGCGGATCGCTTCACATCGGGGCAAGCACCACGATCGCGACCTACATGATCGCTGAGTACATAGGCAGCTTCCGGCGCAGGTATCCGAGCATCGATGTGCATCTGGTAAGCGCCAACACGCGGGATATTGCCGGAATGATGCGCGCGCATGAAATAGAGATCGCCCTCGTGGAAGGACCGGTCGAAGACGATGATCTCGTCAGTACGGCCTGGCGGACGGACATGATGAGCCTGATAGCAGGTCCGACTCACGCCTTCGCATTATCGGAAAATCACGTGTATGCGGCGGCCCTCGAAGATGAAATCCTGATCGTTCGGGAACCAGGCTCCGGCTCACGGGAGATCGTCGCGCAGGCGCTGTTGAACCATGGCGTGCGGCCGCGCAAAACCCTCGAAATCGGCAGCACGGAAGCGATCAAGCAAGTTGTCGCATGCGGTCTTGGTGTCTCGATCGTCTCAACATCAACCATTGGCGATCAGATCAAGCTTGGCCGGCTCAAGGCGATAAAAATGAAGGATCTGCAGATATCGCGCACGCTTTGGCACGTGGAAGTACGGGGACGAACCAAAATTCCTGCCGCGATTGCCTTTGAGCGAATCATAGGTGTCGCCCCATGACATCAATATGATGGAGTCGCGGGATCGTCTCGTCATTCGGAAGGCTTTGCTGGACGTGACGGCGGATCAAAAAAGGCGAGCGGCGCGAGATAAACCCAGTTTGCGTCAGCAACATCCAGAGAGCAACTTATCCGATCCACCATAGATAGCGAGACAGTTCGCCAGATGTCTGCTGCACTGCAATCCGATCAACGTCCGAGGGGTCCGTAGTCAGGACATCCCATCGCGGTTCTTGTGCCGACGCGCAAATTATTGGTGGTTGGCCGTTGGATGCAATGGTAGCGAGGTCTCGTTTTGAGCGGCCGTAATGGGAATATGTTCTCCGAGGGGGCGCCCCGACAGGATATTTTGGGCAGGGTCCTCTGTTGCTTGGAGGCTGAGACTGTGCCCCCAGTCCGCTCTCCGGAAAATCTGGCGAGTCGGGTGGGCCTGATTAGGTCGATGATTGTGGCCATCTCATCTCGAGCGCTCGCTTTGGCTGGCTTTGCGATCGGCTGGTCGCGATCTGGTCGAACGCGCCATCGCGATCAAGTCATGCACTTGACACGAAAGCCATAGTCATAAAGGCTGCTACCCATGTTAGTTTCGCTTTGCCCGCTGGATATCAAAGACTTGCGCTTCTATCAAAATTGAGCGCCGACGGCGTCGAGCGGCAAGGAGCTACGTCGGAATGGTCAGCTAGGGCGTGACAATCAAGCTTCGAAGGCGAATTGATCAACTGAGGCAAAGCACTTCTTGTCGACGGGTGGGGGCGCTGCTTGGCTCAAATCAGGAAAAATCGGGTGAGCGGCGATAAGCAAGCTAATCTAAGTGAGTTGATGCCAGACTTGCTCGCTCTGGGTTTTAGCGAGTACGAAGCGCGTGCCTACCTCGCGCTCTATGAGCTTTCGCAGGCGACTGCCTACGAAGTAGCCAAACTTGCAGGCTTACCCAAGGCGAACGCATATTCTGTCCTCGAGAGTCTGGCAAAGAAGGAGGCGGCTCAACCGATCTCCGAAACTCCACTGCGGTATGTGGCGGTAGCGCCCAAGGTTCTGTTTGAGCGAATTGCGACAGCGACGAGCAAGCGCTGCGCAAAGTTGATCCGAACGATTCCGGCTGTTTCACAGTCCAACGACGGTGGCTACGTATGGACCATTAACGGCGAGGACGCGATCGCCGCCAAGATGGAGGCTATGATCGACGGAGCGAAATCACACATTTGGGTAAAAACAGAAGAGAAAATACTGCTGCCGCACCGCGACGCGCTTCGACGTGCTGCAGACCGCGGGGTTGCGATTCTCATCATCCTTTTCGGGACTCAAGTCGAGAAGTTTCAATTCGGTGCGAAGTCGCGAACTTATCTCCACGAGGGAAACGGCATTCCCGTGGGAATCGCACCGCATCTTGTAACCCTTACAGTGGATTTCGAAGAAGCTCTGGTGGCGGAGATTCGTGCGCAAGGCGGCTCCTACACGCGAAATAAGCCGATAGTTAATCTTGCTGACTCCCTATTGCGGCACGAGATCTACTTCGCGGAAATATTCGAAATGTTCGGGCAACCGATCCAGAAGACGTTCGGCCCCGCTATTATCGAGCTTCGAAGGAAGTATCTTCCCGCACCGCAAGTTGCGGCGCTGGAAAGCCTTCTAGGGCTTACCGCGAGTCGAGTTGAGAAAAAATCCAAGCTGAAAGAAGAAAAGATCTAACGCGTCTGTCGCGGCGATTGGCACGCTTCGCCGGCGTGTTTCGCGCGCCTGCAAGGAGCAGCAATCTTAAGGGGGAGTTGGCTTTGAACCTTCAAAAGTTGCGCGCGCTGCATAGTGTAATCGTGACCGGTTCGGTCACCGGGGCCGCAACTCGACTTCATTTGACCCAACCAGCGGTAAGCCGTTCGCTGTCTGCCCTTGAAGCGGAGCTGGGATTCAAGCTCTTCAACCGGCTTGGTGGGCGCCTGGTTCCGACTCCTCAAGGAGAAGCCTTCTCGCGGGAATGCGAGCGTATCCTGCTGGATATCGACGATCTTACCCGCATCGGCAAAG carries:
- a CDS encoding TrmB family transcriptional regulator; translation: MSGDKQANLSELMPDLLALGFSEYEARAYLALYELSQATAYEVAKLAGLPKANAYSVLESLAKKEAAQPISETPLRYVAVAPKVLFERIATATSKRCAKLIRTIPAVSQSNDGGYVWTINGEDAIAAKMEAMIDGAKSHIWVKTEEKILLPHRDALRRAADRGVAILIILFGTQVEKFQFGAKSRTYLHEGNGIPVGIAPHLVTLTVDFEEALVAEIRAQGGSYTRNKPIVNLADSLLRHEIYFAEIFEMFGQPIQKTFGPAIIELRRKYLPAPQVAALESLLGLTASRVEKKSKLKEEKI
- a CDS encoding YeiH family protein, yielding MAPCKDLPKSSKVDAPAGRLVALLPGILLCVLLTLLSIGIQEAEEHIFQHPYVEALVIAILLGMMIRSVSTTSERWKVGIAFSAKQLLEVAVMLLGASISFGAILPSGLFLIAAIVGTVAVTLAVSFGLSRMLGLPTKLSLLIASGNSICGNSAIAAVAPVIGADGDDIASSISFTAVLGVLMVLGLPLLIPLLELSATQYGILAGLTVYAVPQVLAATVPAGIVSTQIGTVVKLVRVLMLGPLVVGLSLVAPRLRGEVAPGKRINLIKLVPWFIIGFLVLAGLRSLQIIPSSVAAPVAKLASVLTVVSMSALGLGVDIRVLSKAGGKVTIAVTLSLILLLAMSLGLVQLFK
- a CDS encoding LysR family transcriptional regulator is translated as MNLHFLRFFTTVAEAGSFSRAADILRVSQPAVSKGVRDFELQVGCRLLDRTSKGVRTTREGRALLRHAENLFAAERAAEEELSSLRNLASGSLHIGASTTIATYMIAEYIGSFRRRYPSIDVHLVSANTRDIAGMMRAHEIEIALVEGPVEDDDLVSTAWRTDMMSLIAGPTHAFALSENHVYAAALEDEILIVREPGSGSREIVAQALLNHGVRPRKTLEIGSTEAIKQVVACGLGVSIVSTSTIGDQIKLGRLKAIKMKDLQISRTLWHVEVRGRTKIPAAIAFERIIGVAP